In Daucus carota subsp. sativus chromosome 4, DH1 v3.0, whole genome shotgun sequence, one DNA window encodes the following:
- the LOC108226985 gene encoding uncharacterized protein LOC108226985 — MKQAFEVIDNIRQGKNAGKYYGPRIRLLRRHFEKYLLENNLSLLANLVKNLKPSYLVMPWQTIQNDTDCGLFLMRHMETYMGDAKTWTSDLKPENYGQTRQLDKIRAKYCHAILASPLNEIRQKILDEAKLLYNKMASERVMSIVIEASKRKGARVHGKKMIKGRVLFDED, encoded by the exons ATGAAACAAGCATTCGAAGTTATAGACAACATCCGCCAGGGGAAAAATGCAGGAAAATATTATGGGCCAAGAATTAGACTTTTG CGTCGACACTTTGAGAAATACTTGTTGGAGAACAACTTAAGTTTGTTGGCTAATTTGgtgaaaaatttaaaaccatCTTACTTGGTAATGCCTTGGCAAACAATTCAAAATGACACGGATTGTGGATTGTTTTTGATGAGACACATGGAGACCTACATGGGGGATGCGAAGACCTGGACAAGTGATTTGAAACCCGAAAAT TATGGACAAACAAGACAGTTGGATAAGATTCGTGCAAAGTATTGTCATGCTATTTTGGCTTCTCCGTTGAATGAGATAAGACAAAAAATCCTAGATGAAGCAAAACTTTTATACAACAAGATGGCATCTGAGAGAGTTATGAGTATAGTGATTGAAGCAAGTAAACGCAAGGGTGCACGTGTCCATGGGAAAAAGATGATCAAAGGAAGGGTTTTATTCGATGAAGATTGA
- the LOC108203460 gene encoding uncharacterized protein LOC108203460: MLFIVTCTQRRHSARVILQKLRRNISDDVITIDVESNEKGGKESVIKRNTRSNKEVIIQQQKKDSTGVKNVAETTSDDDFQTPPRKSLKTVVQKRLPNKVDERPKKKQKENNDKGKNKGGQKQKIEQRDKIISKEDEIAKIRNSPRLLCDMISALSDEQEEWVKSAGFGSLVDFELWEIPQRLAYKVLEAFDEKKCMLVLQSGKIKIIDHLVHEILGLPCRGHEVKLAQGDSRYDRLLEWREQFSVSEGQSLIKASDVVEKMRQSGAVDDLFKINFLVVMANVLIRSNTNNFVAQSIISFDDDLDNCAKYNWASYLIRSLVITKQRWKRTSSLFYTGPMIFLLILYVDRVVFNINTKVPRKQPAFRGWTKEKLKEREVMELEPGAFGSGTILRDATPQQSNQTHKSAKERVEDDRQAEIEEIFAEQNNNGDDHPGVDNHPCGNDQPGGDDQPDDITEDWWETLNVKAALLMDANIQLMEAKNKYDAELAIAKNLYPDDERIADMEAKVNTAMETNKNWMESASNLEDLVDDEHVSLGEVRDEPIEQVDLPPDADDHLDIIAWLKSPEGIKEFEKDFDDFDYPSFSLGISQICQQVQEEHGELETRKEQMEPEKKTKRDIKVGPAYRSPYVQRNTNIFSHYSRQEIAVYRWMIQEGKDELENYKSPDSPMRLYFDIGFSIGPLDEKNSEEAQYQMFKSEMEHFFNRYPNIRFEGSDLVKMVICLLNYKKIV; the protein is encoded by the exons atgttatttattGTTACATGCACTCAAAGACGACATAGCGCGCGTGTTATCCTCCAAAAGCTAAGAAGAAATATAAGCGACGATGTCATAACTATTGATGTGGAAAGCAATGAAAAGGGGGGTAAAGAGAGTGTGATTAAGAGAAATACTAGAAGTAACAAGGAGGTGATCATTCAACAACAAAAGAAAGACTCAACAGGAG TGAAAAATGTTGCTGAAACTACCTCTGACGATGATTTTCAAACTCCACCTCGAAAATCGTTGAAAACAGTTGTGCAAAAGAGATTGCCTAACAAAGTTGACGAACGACCGAAAAAAAAGCAAAAAGAGAACAATGATAAAGGTAAAAACAAAGGAGGCCAGAAACAGAAAATAGAGCAGAGGGACAAGATTATAAGCAAG GAAGATGAAATAGCAAAGATTAGAAACTCTCCTAGACTTTTATGTGATATGATTTCTGCATTATCTGACGAACAAGAGGAGTGGGTGAAGAGTGCAGGGTTCGGGAGTTTAGTAGACTTTGAATTGTGGGAGATACCTCAGAGATTGGCCTATAAAGTCCTAGAGGCTTTCGATGAAAAAAAATGCATGTTAGTACTCCAAAGCGGCAAAATAAAGATAATTGATCATCTTGTGCATGAGATACTTGGACTCCCTTGTCGTGGACATGAAGTTAAGCTGGCGCAAGGTGATTCGAGGTATGATAGACTGCTGGAGTGGAGAGAACAGTTCTCAGTTTCTGAAGGACAGAGCCTGATTAaagcaagtgatgtggtggaaAAGATGAGGCAGAGTGGGGCAGTTGATGACCTATTTAAGATCAACTTTCTAGTGGTGATGGCAAATGTTCTAATCAgatcaaacacaaacaactttGTGGCCCAGTCCATAATTTCGTTTGATGACGATCTTGATAATTGTGCAAAATATAACTGGGCTTCATATTTGATACGGAGTTTGGTGATTACAAAGCAAAGGTGGAAGCGCACATCATCACTTTTCTATACCGGACCAATGATATTTCTACTT ATTTTGTATGTTGACCGAGTTGTGTTCAACATAAACACAAAAGTACCAAGGAAACAACCAGCTTTTAGAGGTTGGACAAAGGAGAAACTAAAAGAAAGGGAAGTCATGGAATTGGAACCAGGTGCTTTTGGTTCTGGGACAATACTTAGAGATGCAACTCCTCAACAATCAAACCAAACACATAAATCTGCGAAGGAACGG GTGGAAGATGATAGACAAGCTGAAATTGAAGAAATTTTTGCAGAACAAAATAATAATGGAGATGATCATCCAGGTGTAGATAATCATCCGTGTGGAAATGATCAGCCGGGTGGAGATGATCAGCCAGATGACATAACAGAG gaTTGGTGGGAAACACTTAATGTGAAGGCTGCTTTATTAATGGATGCAAACATCCAACTGATGGaagcaaaaaataaatatgatgcTGAGTTGGCTATTGCAAAGAACTTATATCCAGATGACGAGAGGATTGCTGATATGGAGGCAAAGGTGAACACTGCAATGGAGACGAACAAAAATTGGATGGAAAGCGCAAGTAATCTTGAAGATTTGGTCGATGATGAACATGTCTCACTAGGGGAAGTTAGAGATGAGCCAATAGAGCAAGTTGATTTACCTCCCGATGCTGATGATCATCTTGACATCATTGCTTGGTTGAAATCCCCAGAAGGAATAAAAGAGTTTGAAAAAGACTTTGACGACTTCGATTACCCGTCGTTCTCATTGGGCATAAGTCAGATTTGCCAACAAGTGCAAGAGGAGCATGGAGAGCTTGAAACAAGAAAAGAGCAAATGGAACctgaaaagaaaacaaagaggGACATCAAAGTGGGACCAGCTTACCGGTCGCCATATGTGCAGcgaaatacaaatatattctcCCATTACTCAAGACAAGAAATTGCTGTCTACAGGTGGATGATTCAAGAAGGCAAAGATGAGCT GGAAAACTATAAGTCCCCAGATTCCCCAATGCGCCTCTATTTCGACATTGGTTTTTCG ATAGGACCATTGGATGAGAAGAATAGTGAAGAGGCTCAATATCAGATGTTTAAAAGTGAAATGGAGCACTTCTTTAATAGATATCCAAATATCAGATTTGAAGGAAGTGATTTGGTAAAAATGGTTATTTGCCTACtaaactataaaaaaattgtttag
- the LOC108192311 gene encoding benzaldehyde dehydrogenase, mitochondrial, protein MAARRLSSFLLSRSPSLSSTSPFHSQGSYSILTRGINRFGTAAVAEEPIAPPVEINYTKLLINGQFVDSASGKTFPTLDPRTGGVIADIAEGDAEDINRAVSAARKAFDEGPWPKMTPYERSRILLRFADLLEKHNDDVAALEAWDSGKPYEQAANAEIPLVVRLFRYYAGWADKIHGLTVPADGPHHVQTLHEPIGVAGQIIPWNFPLLMFAWKVGPALACGNSVVLKSAEQTPLTALYAAKLFHEAGLPPGVLNVVSGYGPTAGAALASHMDVDKLAFTGSTETGKAVLGLAAQSNLKPVTLELGGKSPFIVCEDADIDEAVELAHFALFFNQGQCCCAGSRTFVHERVYDEFLEKAKARAMKRIVGDPFKKGVEQGPQIDSEQFEKILGFIRSGNESNATLECGGGRFGSKGYYVQPTIFSNVQDGMLIAQEEIFGPVQSILKFKDVNEVIRRANASKYGLAAGVFTKNIDTANTLMRALRVGTVWINCFDVFDAAIPFGGYKMSGTGREKGIYSLQNYLQVKAVVTPLKNPAWL, encoded by the exons ATGGCAGCCAGAAGGCTCTCTTCTTTCTTGCTCTCTCGTTCTCCATCTCTTTCATCTACTTCTCCCTTCCACTCACAAG GGAGCTACTCTATCCTCACAAGGGGCATCAACAGGTTTGGCACTGCTGCAGTAGCTGAGGAACCCATTGCTCCACCTGTTGAAATCAATTACACCAAGCTTCTAATCAATGGCCAGTTTGTGGATTCTGCATCTG GTAAAACATTTCCAACTTTGGATCCTCGAACTGGCGGAGTAATTGCAGACATTGCTGAAGGAGATGCGGAAGATATCAATCGCGCAGTGTCTGCTGCGCGCAAGGCATTTGATGAAGGACCATGGCCAAAAATGACCCCTTAT GAAAGATCTCGGATCTTGTTGCGCTTTGCAGATTTGCTTGAGAAACACAATGATGACGTTGCAGCGCTTGAAGCATGGGACAGTGGGAAGCCTTATGAACAGGCTGCCAATGCTGAAATACCACTCGTTGTCCGCCTATTTCGCTACTATGCTG GTTGGGCAGATAAAATCCATGGCCTCACAGTTCCAGCTGATGGACCACACCATGTGCAAACTTTGCATGAGCCCATAGGTGTTGCTGGACAGATAATTCCTTGGAACTTTCCTCTCCTCATGTTTGCTTGGAAAGTTGGGCCTGCATTGGCATGCGGTAATTCTGTTGTCCTAAAATCTGCAGAGCAAACACCACTGACTGCTCTCTATGCGGCAAAACTGTTCCATGAG GCTGGTCTCCCTCCTGGTGTTTTAAATGTAGTTTCTGGCTATGGTCCAACAGCTGGTGCAGCTCTAGCCAGTCATATGGATGTGGACAAG CTTGCTTTTACTGGCTCAACAGAAACTGGAAAGGCCGTACTTGGATTGGCTGCACAAAGCAATCTTAAACCAGTGACATTAGAGCTCGGAGGAAAATCACCGTTCATTGTCTGCGAGGATGCTGACATTGATGAAGCTGTGGAGCTAGCACACTTTGCCCTGTTTTTTAATCAG GGGCAATGCTGTTGTGCTGGTTCTCGTACATTCGTTCATGAACGTGTTTATGATGAATTCTTAGAAAAAGCAAAAGCTCGTGCAATGAAACGTATAGTTGGTGATCCCTTCAAGAAGGGTGTTGAACAAGGTCCTCAG ATAGACTCGGAGCAATTTGAGAAAATTCTCGGGTTCATACGATCTGGTAATGAAAGCAATGCCACCCTTGAATGCGGGGGAGGAAGATTTGGCTCCAAAGGATACTACGTCCAACCTACTATATTCTCAAATGTTCAG GATGGTATGTTGATAGCACAGGAAGAAATTTTTGGCCCGGTGCAGTCGATCCTGAAATTCAA GGACGTGAATGAAGTGATCAGAAGAGCCAACGCCTCAAAATATGGTCTAGCTGCTGGAGTTTTTACCAAAAACATCGATACAGCTAACACCTTGATGCGAGCTCTCAGGGTTGGTACAGTATGGATAAACTGTTTTGATGTGTTCGATGCTGCAATTCCGTTTGGTGGTTATAAAATGAGTGGGACTGGCAGGGAAAAAGGGATCTACAGCCTTCAAAACTATCTGCAAGTGAAGGCTGTTGTCACTCCCTTGAAGAATCCTGCATGGTTGTAG
- the LOC108203450 gene encoding benzaldehyde dehydrogenase, mitochondrial-like, translating to MAARRLSSFLLFHSLSRSAASSFTSEENKILKRNIQRFSTAAAAEEPIAPPVEINYTKLLINGQFVDSASGKTFPTLDPRTGEVIADVAEGDTEDINRAVSAARKAFDEGPWPRMTPYERSRIMLRFADLVGKHNDHIAALEAWDNGKTYEQAAKAEIPMLVRLFRYYAGWTDKIHGLTVPADGPHHVQTLHEPIGVVGQIIPWNFPLLMFAWKVGPALACGNTIVLKSAEQTPLTALYVANLFQEAGLPPGVLNVVSGYGPTAGAALASHMDVDKLAFTGSTETGKTVLGLAAQSNLKPVTLELGGKSPFIVCEDADITRAVELAHFALFFNQGQCCCAGSRTFVHERVYDEFLQKSKARAMKRVVGDPFKKGVEQGPQIDSEQFEKILGYIKSGKESSATLECGGGRFGSRGYYVQPTVFSNVEDDMLIAKEEIFGPVQSILKFKDQNEVIRRANASKYGLAAGVFTKNINTANTFARALRVGTVWINCFDVFDAAIPFGGYKLSGTGREKGIYSLQNYLQVKAVVTSLNNPAWL from the exons ATGGCCGCTCGGAGACTCTCTTCTTTTTTGCTCTTTCATTCTCTATCTCGTTCAGCTGCCTCCTCCTTTACTTCAG AAGAAAACAAAATTCTTAAAAGGAACATACAACGGTTTAGCACTGCTGCAGCAGCTGAGGAACCCATTGCTCCACCTGTTGAAATTAATTACACTAAGCTTCTTATCAATGGCCAGTTTGTAGATTCCGCATCTG GAAAAACATTTCCAACTTTGGATCCTCGAACAGGGGAAGTGATTGCGGATGTTGCTGAAGGTGATACAGAAGATATTAATCGTGCAGTGTCTGCTGCTCGAAAGGCATTTGATGAAGGACCATGGCCAAGAATGACCCCTTAT GAAAGATCAAGGATCATGTTGCGGTTTGCAGATTTGGTTGGGAAACACAATGATCACATCGCAGCTCTTGAAGCATGGGACAATGGAAAGACTTATGAACAGGCTGCCAAAGCTGAAATTCCGATGCTTGTTCGCCTTTTTCGCTATTATGCTG GTTGGACAGATAAAATCCATGGCCTTACAGTTCCAGCTGATGGACCGCACCATGTGCAAACATTGCATGAGCCGATAGGTGTTGTCGGACAGATAATTCCTTGGAACTTTCCTCTCCTCATGTTTGCTTGGAAAGTTGGGCCTGCACTGGCCTGTGGCAATACTATTGTCTTGAAATCTGCAGAGCAAACCCCGTTGACTGCTCTCTATGTAGCAAACTTGTTTCAGGAG GCTGGTCTTCCTCCTGGTGTATTAAATGTAGTTTCTGGTTATGGTCCAACAGCTGGTGCAGCTCTAGCTAGCCACATGGATGTGGATAAG CTTGCTTTCACAGGCTCAACAGAGACCGGGAAGACTGTACTAGGATTGGCTGCACAGAGCAATCTTAAGCCAGTGACATTAGAGCTTGGAGGAAAATCACCTTTTATCGTATGTGAGGATGCTGATATCACTCGAGCCGTGGAGCTAGCCCACTTTGCTCTGTTCTTCAATCAG GGGCAATGCTGTTGTGCTGGCTCTCGTACATTTGTTCACGAACGTGTTTATGATGAGTTCTTACAAAAATCCAAAGCTCGTGCTATGAAACGTGTTGTTGGCGACCCCTTCAAGAAGGGTGTTGAACAAGGTCCTCAG ATAGACTCAGAGCAATTTGAGAAAATTCTCGGGTATATAAAATCTGGTAAGGAAAGCAGTGCTACCCTTGAATGTGGGGGCGGAAGATTTGGCTCCAGAGGATACTACGTTCAACCTACTGTATTCTCAAATGTTGAG GATGATATGTTGATAGCAAAGGAAGAAATTTTTGGCCCTGTGCAGTCGATCCTGAAATTCAA AGACCAGAATGAAGTGATAAGAAGAGCGAATGCATCAAAATATGGTCTAGCTGCTGGAGTTTTTACGAAGAACATCAATACAGCTAACACCTTCGCGCGAGCTCTGAGGGTAGGTACAGTATGGATAAACTGctttgatgtgtttgatgctgCAATCCCTTTTGGCGGATACAAATTGAGCGGGACAGGAAGGGAAAAAGGGATATACAGCCTTCAAAACTATCTGCAAGTCAAGGCTGTTGTTACTTCCTTAAATAATCCTGCATGGCTGTAA
- the LOC108192308 gene encoding E3 ubiquitin-protein ligase ORTHRUS 2, protein MVSSCMHDRIAQFQSMESSVSQLLPCDSNGDCMVCGEMTLEEDTLTCNTCATPWHIPCLGTALPADASYWDCPDCSSLPNQPISARCQSTPTVDASEHENGNRQKHLFNLHNFEEDDVLPKNQVIELFEESLKCSFCMQLPQSPTTILCGHNFCLKCFQKWVGQGKRTCAKCRSIIPSKMVSNPRINSSLAIAIQIAKSSLIEGSAEACNFVHRQNQPGKANRHESGKKSAFQENIFVTVPPDHFGPILAENDLRRKQGVLVGQSWEDWIECGQWGAHVSHTEGISGQSDHGAQSVAFSGGKEVDEDHGDWFIYTGSDGRILLKGEENSKCFHQKLETCNEALHVSFEEGYPVRVLRFSQKILDQADGRDTAMINAGYKKDADDSSQNAEFEAEYKVLVHVRPENILDEENMKLQKRKIGPYKVLHKMNSNIYVLDLPDNIGISNIFNSIDLSQESTIESSVYLDTGYLSPSYLHTEIEDIVDTKIISTRKGGFQKYLVKWKNLAWSNCTWICDEEFQNFNCDLYEKYHSCSSSGSLLTKRLRDRSDVYRRFGKYYRRDGKSNSHCNMNLFDRLRRKKLPSYVPKTGIRYDGIYRIEKCWLKVCNEGRKVPRYLFVRCDNDPAPWSSNNYGDRPRSLPDLKELKTASEIRERKESPSWGYNDEKERWMWIKAPPVSKEKENSQNLEDRRKARKWRTHASSMRARLLKEFRCLLCRKVMVLPLTTPCAHNFCKSCLLGAFAGKPCIRQRNFEGWRTLRAQKNIMKCPSCSNDIFDFLQNPQVNTEMMNLVKSLLHHGEVEKDVEVIKETTDHCENTHV, encoded by the exons ATGGTCTCCAGTTGTATGCATGATCGAATAGCACAGTTCCAGTCCATGGAGAGTTCAGTTTCTCAACTACTTCCATGTGACAGCAATGGGGACTGCATGGTGTGTGGGGAGATGACACTGGAGGAGGATACTCTGACATGCAACACATGTGCTACTCCCTGGCATATCCCCTGTCTTGGGACTGCTCTACCTGCCGATGCATCTTATTGGGACTGTCCAGACTGCTCCTCCCTCCCCAACCAACCCATATCCGCAAGATGTCAAAGTACACCTACTGTTGATGCATCTGAGCACGAGAATGGTAATAGACAAAAACACCTCTTTAACCTGCACAATTTCGAGGAAGATGATGTATTGCCCAAAAATCAAGTTATTGAGCTTTTTGAGGAGAGCCTCAAGTGTTCGTTCTGCATGCAGCTTCCGCAGAGTCCAACCACG ATACTCTGTGGTCACAATTTTTGCCTCAAGTGTTTCCAGAAGTGGGTTGGACAAGGGAAGCGAACTTGTGCAAAATGTCGTTCTATAATCCCATCTAAGATGGTAAGTAACCCTCGTATAAACTCATCACTTGCTATTGCCATTCAAATAGCAAAGTCTAGTCTCATTGAGGGGAGTGCAGAGGCCTGCAACTTTGTTCACAGACAAAACCAGCCTGGCAAAGCAAACCGTCATGAATCTGGAAAGAAAAGTGCATTTCAGGAAAACATATTTGTTACTGTTCCACCAGATCATTTTGGACCAATTTTAGCAGAAAATGATCTGCGCAGAAAGCAAGGTGTCTTAGTTGGGCAATCTTGGGAGGATTGGATAGAATGCGGACAGTGGGGAGCTCATGTATCGCACACTGAAGGGATATCCGGCCAGTCAGATCACGGGGCTCAGTCTGTTGCATTCTCTGGAGGGAAAGAAGTTGACGAGGATCATGGTGACTGGTTCATCTATACAGGAAG TGATGGGAGGATTCTGCTTAAGGGTGAAGAAAATAGCAAATGCTTTCATCAAAAGTTGGAGACTTGTAATGAAGCTCTACATGTTAGTTTTGAAGAAGGCTATCCTGTTCGAGTTTTAAG attttctcaaaagattctAGATCAAGCTGATGGACGCGATACTGCTATGATCAATGCTGGATACAAAAAGGATGCAGATGACAGTAGTCAGAATGCTGAATTTGAAGCTGAATATAAAGTCTTGGTGCATGTACGTCCTGAAAATATTCTGGATGAAGAGAACATGAAGCTTCAAAAACGAAAAATAGGACCATACAAAGTCCTTCACAAGATGAACTCTAACATCTATGTTCTGGATTTGCCGGACAATATAGGGATTAGTAACATCTTCAACAGCATAGATCTTTCTCAAGAAAGTACCATAGAATCATCAGTTTATCTTGATACTGGTTATCTCTCCCCTTCTTATCTACACACCGAAATTGAGGACATTGTTgatacaaaaattatatcaactcGCAAGGGTGGCTTTCAAAAGTATTTAGTAAAATGGAAAAACTTAGCCTGGTCCAATTGCACATGGATTTGTGATGAagagtttcaaaattttaattgtgaTCTTTATGAGAAATACCACTCTTGCAGCTCTTCAGGGTCACTATTGACAAAGCGGCTGAGAGACAGATCAGATGTGTATAGAAGATTTGGAAAGTATTACAGACGAGACGGCAAGTCAAATTCCCATTGTAACATGAACTTATTTGACAG GCTTCGGAGAAAGAAACTTCCTTCCTATGTACCAAAAACTGGAATACGATATGATGGTATATACAGAATTGAAAAATGTTGGCTGAAAGTTTGTAATGAA GGGCGCAAGGTTCCTCGATATCTTTTCGTTCGATGTGATAATGATCCTGCCCCATGGAGCAG TAATAACTACGGGGACCGACCTAGGTCATTGCCCGATTTGAAAGAGCTGAAGACGGCCAGTGAAATTAGGGAGAGAAAAGAAAGTCCTTCCTGGGGTTACAAT GATGAGAAGGAAAGATGGATGTGGATAAAAGCCCCACCGGTaagtaaagaaaaagaaaatagccAAAATCTAGAGGATCGAAGGAAGGCAAGAAAATGGAGAACACATGCATCTTCAATGAGAGCAAGGCTTTTGAAAG AGTTCAGGTGTCTTCTATGCCGGAAAGTGATGGTTCTACCTCTTACAACTCCCTGTGCGCATAACTTCTGCAAGTCCTGTTTGTTGGGTGCTTTTGCTGGTAAACCCTGTATCAGACAGAGAAACTTTGAAGGTTGGCGGACATTACGAGCacaaaaaaatatcatgaaatGTCCTTCATGTTCAAATGACATATTTGATTTCCTTCAGAATCCACAG GTTAATACAGAGATGATGAATTTAGTGAAGTCTCTCCTGCATCATGGTGAAGTGGAAAAGGACGTGGAGGTTATCAAAGAAACGACGGATCACTGTGAAAATACTCATGTATGA
- the LOC108192444 gene encoding serine/threonine-protein kinase STY13, translated as MKEGNDGFVRADQIDLKSLDEQLERHLNRVWTMESNIKKQDQLSSSFGAASATVTPTVIAATSAPPARQRQEWEIDPAKLIIKTVLARGTFGTVHRGVYDGLDVAVKLLDWGEEGHRTEAEIQSLRAAFTQEVAVWHKLDHPNVTKFIGATMGSSGLKLQSEGGPIGMPSNICCVVVEYLPGGALKSYLIKNRRKKLAFKVVVQMALDLARGLSYLHSQKIVHRDVKTENMLLDKTRTVKIADFGVARVEASNPNDMTGETGTLGYMAPEVLNGNPYNRKCDVYSFGICLWEIYCCDMPYPDLSFSEVTSAVVRQNLRPDIPRCCPSSLANVMKRCWDANPDRRPEMDEVVTMIEAIDTSKGGGMIPGDQPQGCLCFRSHRGP; from the exons ATGAAGGAGGGAAACGATGGATTTGTTCGTGCAGATCAAATTGATCTTAAAAGCTTGGATGAACAACTTGAGAGACATCTCAACCGTGTTTGGACCATGGAGAGTAATATAAAGAAACAAGATCAACTTTCTTCTAGTTTCGGTGCTGCATCCGCCACTGTCACACCGACTGTTATTGCTGCCACTTCCGCCCCGCCCGCGAGGCAGAGGCAGGAGTGGGAGATCGACCCTGCCAAGCTTATTATTAAAACGGTTCTTGCTCGGGGCACTTTTGGCACCGTTCATCGTGGCGTCTATGACGGCCTTGATGTTGCTG TCAAACTGCTGGACTGGGGGGAAGAGGGCCACAGAACAGAAGCTGAAATACAGTCTTTGAGGGCTGCATTCACACAAGAAGTTGCCGTTTGGCATAAGCTTGACCATCCTAATGTAACTAAG TTTATAGGGGCAACAATGGGATCTTCGGGGctaaaattacaaagtgaagGAGGACCAATTGGCATGCCAAGTAATATATGTTGTGTTGTTGTTGAGTATCTTCCCGGTGGTGCCTTGAAATCTTATCTAATAAAGAACAGGAGAAAAAAACTAGCCTTCAAAGTGGTTGTACAGATGGCACTTGATTTGGCAAGAGG GTTAAGTTATCTTCATTCTCAGAAAATTGTACACAGAGATGTAAAAACTGAGAACATGTTACTGGATAAGACACGCACTGTGAAAATTGCTGACTTTGGCGTTGCTCGTGTTGAGGCTTCTAATCCAAATGACATGACTGGCGAGACCGGGACACTTGGTTACATGGCTCCTGAG GTTCTGAATGGCAACCCTTATAATAGAAAGTGCGATGTTTATAGTTTTGGCATCTGTTTATGGGAGATATATTGTTGTGATATGCCTTATCCTGACCTAAGTTTTTCAGAAGTAACCTCCGCTGTGGTTCGCCAG AACCTACGACCAGATATCCCAAGGTGTTGTCCAAGTTCACTGGCGAATGTGATGAAGCGATGTTGGGATGCTAATCCTGACAGAAGGCCTGAAATGGATGAGGTTGTCACTATGATAGAGGCTATTGACACATCCAAAGGTGGAGGAATGATTCCTGGTGATCAGCCTCAAGGCTGCCTCTGCTTCCGTAGCCACCGAGGTCCATGA